One window of the Archaeoglobus sulfaticallidus PM70-1 genome contains the following:
- a CDS encoding type II toxin-antitoxin system VapC family toxin has product MSRVLIDSSLLIEYFKGNPKAVEIFENLKTSPVALLINPIVFSEVSYLFLRYSTKKSRFDFTPEVVKSSKIETLFVLLNSFGILDLTKEIVILAENIMVKYGLLPNDALILATCKFYGIKYLISLDGDFKEPCVKEGIELIESAEKLKLIE; this is encoded by the coding sequence TATTAATTGAATATTTCAAAGGAAATCCCAAAGCCGTTGAAATCTTTGAGAATTTGAAGACCTCTCCAGTAGCTCTTTTGATAAATCCCATTGTATTTAGTGAAGTCAGCTACCTGTTTTTGAGATATTCTACCAAGAAGAGCCGTTTTGATTTTACACCTGAAGTTGTTAAGAGCTCAAAAATAGAGACTCTTTTCGTTTTACTGAACTCCTTTGGAATACTTGACCTTACAAAGGAAATAGTGATTCTTGCAGAAAATATCATGGTTAAGTACGGTTTGCTGCCAAACGATGCTCTAATTCTGGCGACGTGTAAATTTTACGGGATTAAATATCTGATCTCTCTCGATGGAGATTTCAAAGAACCATGCGTGAAGGAGGGAATAGAACTTATAGAGAGTGCTGAAAAACTTAAATTAATTGAATAG
- a CDS encoding UPF0175 family protein, which yields MNEISVQIPQELARILGVKASELPKVVRLYLAIELYREGKVSLGKASEIAGLSKWEMMEILASKGISLQYDEEDLKEDIEVLESL from the coding sequence ATGAACGAAATCTCAGTACAGATACCTCAGGAACTCGCCAGAATCCTTGGAGTTAAAGCGAGTGAGCTTCCAAAAGTCGTAAGGCTGTACCTTGCTATAGAGCTTTACCGTGAGGGTAAGGTCAGCCTCGGAAAAGCTTCCGAAATAGCGGGGCTGAGCAAGTGGGAGATGATGGAAATTCTTGCATCTAAAGGCATATCATTGCAGTACGATGAGGAAGATTTGAAGGAAGATATTGAAGTCCTTGAGAGTCTATGA
- a CDS encoding DUF3368 domain-containing protein has protein sequence MIVVSNSSPLITLAKIGKLSTLKELFGEIIIPKAVWVEVVEKGRGKPGAEEVEKAEWIKVIEVKDRLGVEILRSEIETGEAEAIVLAKVLDADLLLMDEKIPRLIAKSLNIKVAGSLAVIYIAKKKGIIKEDFDEIVKILRLKGIRFSDEVVRKLKELYG, from the coding sequence ATGATTGTTGTATCTAACTCAAGTCCTCTTATTACTCTTGCAAAGATAGGAAAACTGAGCACTCTAAAGGAGCTTTTTGGAGAAATCATTATTCCAAAGGCAGTTTGGGTTGAAGTTGTTGAAAAGGGAAGAGGAAAGCCTGGGGCTGAAGAGGTTGAAAAGGCAGAATGGATTAAAGTGATTGAGGTCAAAGACAGGCTTGGCGTTGAAATTCTGAGAAGTGAAATCGAGACTGGAGAAGCTGAGGCGATAGTTCTTGCGAAAGTGCTCGATGCAGATCTTCTTCTGATGGATGAGAAAATTCCAAGGCTCATAGCAAAATCCCTCAATATTAAGGTTGCTGGTAGCCTTGCAGTCATCTATATTGCAAAGAAAAAGGGAATAATCAAAGAAGATTTTGATGAAATTGTTAAGATACTCAGGCTTAAAGGTATCAGATTCAGCGATGAGGTTGTTAGAAAGCTGAAGGAGCTGTATGGATAG